One Salvia miltiorrhiza cultivar Shanhuang (shh) chromosome 6, IMPLAD_Smil_shh, whole genome shotgun sequence genomic window, AGCTAACTATTATAACTAGGCGATGGAataatcaaaagcataaatcaacatCAATAACAATTATCTAAATATACTCATTCATCTAAGCAAATAAACAACCAAGATCAACCAAgggaaaacaataaaactagtaATGAGAATTCAATGAGTTCTTACAATAATTCGATGCAAAACTTCAATCCAAatgatgccagagcagaggaatcgcgggcgccagagcagaggaatcacgggCGCCAGGAATCACGGGAATCCAGAAATTTGAGATTAAAATAAAACCATGTTCCAACTCAAAAGACAGCCCACCTTCATTTTACACATCTTATTTGAATTGACACAGAGTAACAAACAACATAATCTAAATTATCTTATTCCAACGACCACATGTCCCATAAAAACAACTGgtttttgtttcattttcatttttcaattatgagagagagagagagagagagagagagagagagagagaaagcacCACAGCTGACAAGGATAGCAAAAATCCACAAGGCAGAAATTTCACTCAATATCAAAAGGGAATCCTCATAACAAGTAACTAAAAACAAGTTCTCATGTGACAATGGTACATAAACTAGTATGAATAAGGTACAGACAGGTCCAAGAGATAAGCAAAACGACGGCGAGACAATCCCAAACTCACTCAGTCAAAGCCTCAGAGTTGCTCCAGAGGCCCATCATGCTGGATAAGGCTTTACACAATCAGATCAGGAGCTTCTCAATGGCGTCCTGTGTTACCAAGAAATCATCCAAGAATTACCATCTTGTCAAATAACTAGAAAAAATTCAAGAGTCCAGGTTGTTTTTTTGTATAAAAGTAGTCATATATTACCTTCAGTTGCTGTATTTGAGATTTCAACTGGCTTCCCTCATTGCTCGTCACGGAACAGGCAATCACTGGTCTGGTAACTCCACACGCCCGACCAAGAGCTTGCTTGGATGGAACAAACACGTACGGCACATTCTGCAATCATTCAGTTCATTTAGTCATTCACCAGAAACTACTATAAGCAACTACATCAAGAAAGTGCATTCAATACTAGTTATGCACATAACAGCATTCTTATTACAAGTTAAGTTATGATTAGGCACTTAATTCAAACTGTTTGCACATAATCTGGAGGTCTTCAAACAAGATAACTTGATATGCTACAAACTATGGTTCAATTCTTTTGAAGCTGTGATTGAAGCAACATTGTCCAACTTGGGCAAACAAATATACTTCTAAATTCAGATAATTCAAACTCAAAGACTATAACCAGCATACCACATAAACTAGGCAAAGAATAAATCGACCACTAAATCAAATGGCAAAGATAAAAATATCttacaaaacaagaaaagaaaaccaAAACAATTCTTTAAAACTATGCGTGTATCAAAGGCGCAACACTCCAGCAATTTCGGTGCATCTTCCCACACCATAATGTtacaattatatttaaatacgGCAACACAACACAGCAAAAGTTACCTTGTCTTCAGCAAGAAgtggaagatgaagaagaatctCAAGGGGCTCAGTATCAGCAGCCATCACAACGAATTCAGAAATCCCTCTGTTCAGAGTCTTAGTTGCTGCAAATAAATCGATCACAACATTTCCAACACAACTCAGCATTCGCACAACACCAAATCCCACACACAAAAAACAAACAACCAAAAACCTAAGAAACAAACACATAAAACAAAAACCTCACCTTCATTAGCACCCTTTTTGAGCTGCTTGTAATTTGCTGCTTGCTGAACCAAATCGAGAATGGTCATGGTGAGCTGGCTATCCGCCAACGGGTATGCTTTCGGGTTCACAGCTTCTGCAGTCtacaatcacacacacacacacacagcgaGTTCAGCAAACATAATCCggtagaaaagaaaaaaaatccagaTAAAATTGAAAACATAGTTACATTTTACCCACTGCCAGTAAACTCTAGATTAAGGCTTCAAATAACATGGAAATACCTCAAACCTCAGAATGCTAACAAAAATGTCGTGCTAGTTTTTAATTCACTAAAATACAATACAATTTACAAGTGAGACATTTTAATCATTGCAAAGCCAAAAATCTTAACAAGCGGCAGCTgttataaagaaaataaaaactcCAAATACAATGTCCCAGACGAACCGGCCCTAAAACAAGTAAATGCCTAAATTAATTGTGTAAATGATACCGgtttccaacaccatcaatGAGTCAACCAGCATAGTTCCAATCCAGAACAAGAGCTACTCAAATCAAATCTTAAAAAATTGCAAGCAACTTCATTGTAAGCAAAACTGCATGTCAACAACTAAACAATAGACTCCTACGAAATCTTCACCTAAAATAAACAAACTCCTCGATAACAATGAGTGTGTTCCATAGTCGAAAAAGTTAAGAAATGGTTTGAAAAGCTTAGGCCACACCGATAAAGATAACCATCCACATGAAAAACAATTAAACGGAAATACAGCTGATTAATTGAGCTCATCGCAAATCTTACCATTTTCACGAAATTCAGGTGCGCTCCGCAGGAGGAGTCCGACGGGGTGGGGTAGACAAGAGGGGAGGGGAGGCAAGAATTACACAGACGCAGAAAAAGAATGCTAAAATAGGGCAAAACCCTAAAGCTAAAATGGGCTCTGCAAAATGGGCTGCGATCTAATTTTaatgggtaattttaaacacagccTCCAATTTTCTCATTATGGCcccttatttaaaaataataatgaaattaattatgattgtactattatacccttacagcttttattttaaatctataataaattataagttataaaaattgatttgaaagtACATCACGTATAATTTTTTCACATAAATCATATAGCCCCATCCTGATCAAATACAGAATTCACAAATAAATCATATAGCCACATCCTGATCTAATATTAAAGATACTAAATAACCCTAATAACTCCATCAGTATAGCCCCCAAttcaaatttcaattaaatacGCAGAGAACAGAACGCgagaaagaagaaaaacatcaaCATAAGAAAGAAACGAGAGGTATTTTACTCTCCACGCAGTCTTTGCATATGTTTCTTACTCCGATAAAGGATAATAGGACGCATCCCACAGTAATCACAACCGACCCCATGATGAAAGTTGGCCCTGTGGCCGAAGGGCCCAAATGAAGCTTTTGCCAATTTACTCCTGTTTATCAGCAGAGCTTCCAGAAGGACTATGACTATGGCAATTGGCTAAATATTCTTTCCTTGCTGAATATTCTTTAGGAAAATACACGCTCGGGATCCCTCTTGGATGTGCACTTTGGCACACTGGACATCTATAGATACTATCGTCTGGTTGAATACAGGACTCGCAATAAAAGTATTTGTCTTCTTCGCCATTATTCACGTTCTTAAATTTTTAGTTAAGgctataattataaattttagaaATATTTGAGTTGGGGTTATAAAATGTTTGAAGTTATGCGTAGTATtctttgaaaattaatttttataacttataatcTATTaccaatttaaaataaaagctataagggtataatagtacaatcgtaattaattttattatttttttaaataaggggttataatgagaaaattgggggctgtgtttaaaattacccaatTTTAATTGCTCTATCTGAGCTTTTATATTATTTGGGCTTCTTATATCATTGCAATAGTTTTTCAATTTGGGCTGTTGATATTTATGGTCTCTTACACAATAATAATATgagtgattctattcatagcccccattttactccttatagtccccttttaaaatattaataataattaattaaaaatttactattttaccctatgTTGTATAGCCcccaaataatattaaattttaaactaattcatcacttcaattttttttactactATTTTCTATCTTAATATTGATAGCCTCATTTGCGTTCATACTTCATAGCCTCATTTGCCATTTGCATTCATAACCCCCATTTGTCATTTGCTTTCATAGCCCCTTCGCCGACAACAATGGCGCCGGCGACCAGCCCTTTCCTTTCAAACGACCCTGCAGCATCAAactcgttctctctctctctctcactctcacgTATGTGTTTGGCCGTGTGAGATAAAGAGCGGGGTTTTCTTTATTTGGATCCATTTGTGTATTTCCTTAAGGATTAACACTGATGCGCGCCACAATCATAATTAgcgaagatagagagagaattaTGATATATTAATGTTGCAAACGGTATGTGCGGGATTTTCTGTATCTATTTGGTTTCAATTGGATGGGTTTCTTGGATAGTTTGTATTGCAGCATTGATATAAATTAAGCATAGGTTTGTCGATTTTGGGTTTTGTGTTTGAAGGTTACGTGagtttaatttctttttggTGTTGTATTGTTGTGTTGTTGGTGAGATAAATTTAGAGATGAGGAATGTAAAGGACAAGGATGTGGATTGGGAGTTGGGAGAATTAGAAGAGAAGGTGCAAGTGTAAATGCAGAATCAGGTTATAGAGCAGTTGCTCCTCTGTCTGAATTAGTGTGGTCGCCGCACACTGGTTTGACTCTCAAATCTGCGAATTCAGGGGCCGATATTAGGAAGCAAAATCTGGTCGTTGCTTCACAACCGAAGCTAAGATAATGGGTGGTCagagcagcagtcggcggcgacaTCGCTGGTCGGCGGCACCATTGCTGTCGCAAAGGGGCTATGAAAGCAAATGGCAAATGGGGTCTATGAAGTATGAACGCAAATGGGGGCTCTATCAATATTAAGATAGAAAATAGTagtaaaaagaaattgaaatgatgaattaaattaatatttaataaaatttggggGCTATacaaggataaaatagtaaatttctaattaattattattaatattttaaaagagggctataaggagtaaaatggaggttatgaatagaatcaccctaataatatttgaatatttttctgAAAAAATTCTAGAGATTTCAATAAATTTGCCAATTTCTTccgtatataaaaaaatatcggTCCAAATTGCATTGTATTTGTCTCCTTCTCCCAAGTaaaaatgtaacaccccgtattttgagaagctattttaTGCCCTAGCTCGTATTTAATTTGAGTTATTAAA contains:
- the LOC130989532 gene encoding uncharacterized protein LOC130989532 isoform X2, which produces MTAEAVNPKAYPLADSQLTMTILDLVQQAANYKQLKKGANEATKTLNRGISEFVVMAADTEPLEILLHLPLLAEDKNVPYVFVPSKQALGRACGVTRPVIACSVTSNEGSQLKSQIQQLKDAIEKLLI
- the LOC130989532 gene encoding uncharacterized protein LOC130989532 isoform X1; translated protein: MTAEAVNPKAYPLADSQLTMTILDLVQQAANYKQLKKGANEATKTLNRGISEFVVMAADTEPLEILLHLPLLAEDKNVPYVFVPSKQALGRACGVTRPVIACSVTSNEGSQLKSQIQQLKVIYDYFYTKKQPGLLNFF